The genomic window TACTAGTTTACAACACTTTAAAGTGCTGTGTTTTTTAAAATGAATGTATATATATAAACTTTTAGTATATTTGCGTTATCCCATATTTAATCTAAATATCATGATAGAACCTATATCATTCACCCATAAAGAGTATATTAACTCGTTAAAACCTGTTTTTTTGAAGGAAAAAACACCTTGCATGAAATTTATTTTCAGCCTTTTTGTTACGTTTATTTCTTGCCAATTTGCAATAGCTCAACTTTCGGTAAGGAACAGTGCATATATTTTTGTAAAAGATGAAATTGTATTTGTTGAAGATGATATAAACTTAAAAGAGCCTGCAAGTACCATTTATTTGAGAACGGATGCGCAAGTAATACAAGGTACAGGTACAACTGGTAATTCTGGTGAAGGTGAATTAAGTGTTTATCAAGATGGAAATGTTGGTGCTTATGAGTATAACCAATGGTGCTCGCCTATAGGAAGCCGCGACGATACGTTAGTTAACAATCCATTTGGTATTGAGCTACTTAACGATATTGACGATTTAACAACTTCTATTGCAGCAGGTAAAACCCACCAATCTAACTATAACGGTACCGCTAGTCCTCTAAACATAGAACCTTACTGGATCTGGATGTTTAAAGCAGGGGCTGTATATGCTGACTGGGACCCTGTTGGAGACGCAACAACAATACCTGCAGGTTATGGCTTTACCATGAAAGGTACAGCAGGCACTAGCGCAAATAATCCCGGTGATAATCAAAATTACGATTTTAGAGGCAAACCAAATAACGGTAAAATTTCTATACCTGTTTTAAATAATCAATACACTTTAGTAGGCAATCCGTATCCATCTGCAATGGATGCTCATGCTTATATTTGGGATGCAAATAATAGAAACACAATTACTGGAACTTTATATTATTGGGAGCAAGACCCTGATGTAAATTCTCATTATTTAAATGCTTATGATGGTGGCTATGCAACTTATACCATTGAAGAATTCTCTCCCTTTAATGAAACTAGACTACCAACAGTTTATAAAACATATAATAGTGACGGCTCTGACAATAGTAATAGCGGAACACTCCCCGTAGGAAAGCAAGGGCAACGAAACATACCTATAGGATTAGGTTTTATGGTTTTAGGGACAGCTAACAGTTTTGTAAACGCAGAAAATGCTCATCGTGTATATGTAAAAGAATCTGATCCAAGTAGTACATTTTTTAAATCGGCAAATTATAAAAATTCTACAACTCAAGAAAGTCCGGTCTTTACAACGATGTCTCAAGGTTATAAACGCTTTAGGCTGAATATTGATTTTAATAATACTTACACGAGGCAAATAGTAGAAACATTTAACGCAAATGCTACGGAAGAATTTGATCGTGGTTTGGAATCTAGGTTACACGAAGATGATATGTTATCCTCTGATGCTTATTGGCCAATTGGAGAGCATGGGTATCTTGCAGAAGCTTTAGCTTATAATGTGGACATGAAAATACCATTAACTATTAAAGTTGCTAATGATATGCCTCTAAAAATTAGAATTGCAGACGTTCAAAATTTCGATTCAGATTTACCTATTTTCATTCATGATAAAACAACTAATTTATATGTGAATTTAAAAACTCAAGACTTTAGTACAAACCTAGATGCAGGTAATTACACAGATCGTTTTGAGGTTACATTTAAAGAAGATACAACTTTAGATACCGAAGCATATGATACAAGTAGTTTAGATGCCATTCAAAATAACACAACACATATTCTAAAGGTTTTAAACCCTACTAACTTAAATATTACATCTATTTTAGTTTATGATGTGACTGGAAAACAAGTTTTAACAGAAAGACCTAGCACAACAG from Algibacter sp. L1A34 includes these protein-coding regions:
- a CDS encoding T9SS type A sorting domain-containing protein; its protein translation is MKFIFSLFVTFISCQFAIAQLSVRNSAYIFVKDEIVFVEDDINLKEPASTIYLRTDAQVIQGTGTTGNSGEGELSVYQDGNVGAYEYNQWCSPIGSRDDTLVNNPFGIELLNDIDDLTTSIAAGKTHQSNYNGTASPLNIEPYWIWMFKAGAVYADWDPVGDATTIPAGYGFTMKGTAGTSANNPGDNQNYDFRGKPNNGKISIPVLNNQYTLVGNPYPSAMDAHAYIWDANNRNTITGTLYYWEQDPDVNSHYLNAYDGGYATYTIEEFSPFNETRLPTVYKTYNSDGSDNSNSGTLPVGKQGQRNIPIGLGFMVLGTANSFVNAENAHRVYVKESDPSSTFFKSANYKNSTTQESPVFTTMSQGYKRFRLNIDFNNTYTRQIVETFNANATEEFDRGLESRLHEDDMLSSDAYWPIGEHGYLAEALAYNVDMKIPLTIKVANDMPLKIRIADVQNFDSDLPIFIHDKTTNLYVNLKTQDFSTNLDAGNYTDRFEVTFKEDTTLDTEAYDTSSLDAIQNNTTHILKVLNPTNLNITSILVYDVTGKQVLTERPSTTANAYTISTKQLSTGVYIVKASLDNSKTFTKKVIIN